In Brachypodium distachyon strain Bd21 chromosome 2, Brachypodium_distachyon_v3.0, whole genome shotgun sequence, one genomic interval encodes:
- the LOC100823045 gene encoding E3 ubiquitin-protein ligase SINA-like 11 — translation MGTQQQQQKEEGEEGSAVKRRKVAAAADVTMDLELLDCPVCFHPLRPPVFQCTVGHAICSSCHDKVLEKCHFCAVPTVYNRCYMVEHVVESIKVSCSNGNYGCTARITYYQKEDHEKGCPYAPCFCPETGCSFSGQTAMLLDHFSGKHKWHSPKVVYSKAMRIRIHMGSTVLVGEDGHLFLVNMILESLGGVISVCNVQPHITGSKFKCKLTSSCSEPSFSQAMEFQTRSTNLYDGLPKDCFLFLVPKLLLRGTGASTTTMLGVTLTPQ, via the exons ATGGgaacgcagcagcagcagcagaaggaggagggagaggagggcaGCGCCGTCAAGAGGAGGAaggtcgcggcggccgccgacgtCACCATGGACCTCGAGCTCCTCGACTGCCCCGTCTGCTTCCACCCCCTGCGCCCCCCCGTTTTCCAG TGTACTGTGGGGCATGCCATATGCTCATCTTGCCATGACAAGGTCTTAGAGAAGTGCCACTTCTGCGCCGTCCCCACAGTTTACAATCGCTGCTACATGGTAGAACATGTGGTTGAATCCATCAAAGTTTCTTGTTCCAATGGGAACTATGGATGCACTGCAAGGATAACCTATTATCAGAAAGAAGACCACGAGAAAGGTTGCCCATATGCACCATGCTTCTGCCCCGAAACTGGCTGCAGCTTCAGTGGACAGACCGCAATGCTTCTGGACCATTTTTCAGGCAAGCACAAGTGGCACTCCCCAAAAGTTGTGTACAGCAAGGCGATGCGGATACGCATCCACATGGGATCGACCGTTCTGGTGGGCGAGGATGGGCACCTGTTCCTGGTCAACATGATACTGGAATCCCTTGGTGGTGTCATCTCAGTTTGCAACGTCCAGCCTCACATCACAGGATCCAAGTTCAAATGCAAGCTGACATCGTCGTGCTCTGAACCAAGCTTTTCTCAGGCTATGGAGTTTCAAACAAGGAGCACCAATCTGTATGATGGTCTGCCGAAAGATTGCTTCCTCTTCCTTGTGCCGAAGTTGTTGCTTCGAGGCACCGGTGCAAGCACCACAACCATGTTGGGTGTGACGCTCACGCCACAGTAG
- the LOC100823667 gene encoding E3 ubiquitin-protein ligase SINA-like 2, which produces MDGDSSNKRQGEAQPEGQDNAKRQNVTMGMDTLDCRICSQPLEPPIFQCPKGDFICSPCHDKLPENERTASQRSYGMERVVNSIFVPCKHGCTTKITYYEKEEHEMGCPRAPWLCPVSGCGFAGLSTPLLNHLTTFHKLPTKTFKYFTPFDMQVQPGSHVLRGGYGHLFLLEVASLESLGHAVSLVCAEPKTSLLPIRCSIGFSCFEGHYQVSSLLVGHVGSSPLSDGLPAQCFCIVPKVSGGQQTNAVLRITIGLLYDHHEELEEEDSDDGSYNVDEDDNMTATWRIGITEVVVEDGDGAGYEEEQDPEKLVDDDTTITITARTRWMMTVTKEEEKADEKDDDVDDHNGD; this is translated from the exons ATGGATGGTGATAGCTCTAATAAGAGACAAGGAGAAGCTCAGCCAGAGGGCCAGGACAATGCCAAGAGGCAGAATGTCACCATGGGGATGGATACCCTCGACTGCCGCATCTGCTCTCAGCCCCTCGAGCCTCCCATTTTCCAG TGTCCTAAGGGCGATTTCATCTGCTCGCCCTGCCATGACAAGCTCCCGGAAAACGAGCGTACTGCTTCTCAGCGCAGCTACGGCATGGAGCGTGTCGTCAACAGCATTTTCGTTCCCTGCAAGCATGGATGCACCACAAAGATCACCTATTACGAGAAGGAAGAACACGAGATGGGGTGCCCGAGAGCGCCATGGCTCTGCCCGGTCTCTGGCTGTGGCTTCGCTGGTTTATCCACGCCGCTCCTGAACCATCTCACCACCTTCCACAAGTTGCCAACTAAAACATTCAAATACTTCACACCGTTTGATATGCAAGTCCAACCGGGATCTCACGTTCTCCGTGGTGGATATGGTCATCTCTTCCTGCTCGAAGTGGCGTCGCTGGAGTCCCTCGGCCATGCAGTCTCACTCGTTTGTGCCGAGCCCAAGACTTCGTTGCTACCTATCAGATGCTCCATCGGTTTCTCGTGCTTCGAAGGCCATTACCAGGTCTCATCGTTGCTTGTTGGACACGTTGGAAGCTCGCCATTGTCTGATGGGTTGCCAGCGCAATGCTTCTGTATTGTTCCCAAGGTTTCTGGTGGACAACAAACCAATGCCGTGCTCCGGATTACCATAGGTTTATTGTACGATCACCATGAagagctggaggaggaagacagtGACGATGGTAGCTACAATGTGGATGAGGATGACAACATGACGGCAACGTGGAGGATAGGGATCAcagaggtggtggtggaggatggcgacggcgctggctatgaggaggagcaggaccCTGAGAAGTTGGTGGATGATGATACGACGATAACAATAACAGCTAGGACAAGATGGATGATGACAGTGACGAAAGAGGAGGAAAAGGCAGACGAGAAGGATGATGACGTGGACGATCACAATGGTGATTGA
- the LOC104583001 gene encoding cyclin-dependent kinase inhibitor 1C-like, with protein sequence METLTGPSTAAPNPAAPASPEYLPAMDWILTGPAPPMIGEDEDFAAALAPPPLPLYCPVHGYGPCPTRDGTAPLLPSPTPHALAAEAAPPVADAGPSATDAPPPAFNLVPPADEDDGEVVDDVHLEARRLLRKFAAAMAAHRAGPAAGGWNAAALDLSSSNEGGSSFP encoded by the coding sequence ATGGAGACTCTCACCGGCCCTAGCACGGCTGCACCGAACCCCGCAGCGCCGGCCTCGCCGGAATACTTGCCGGCGATGGACTGGATCCTCACGggcccggcgccgcccatgATAGGTGAAGACGAAGACTTTGCGGCCGCCCTTGCTCCGCCCCCGCTGCCGCTCTACTGCCCCGTACACGGGTACGGGCCGTGCCCGACGAGGGACGGCACGGCGCCGCTCCTCCCGTCTCCGACTCCTCATGCGCTGGCCGCCGAAGCCGCTCCACCGGTCGCGGACGCCGGGCCTTCGGCCACAGACGCTCCACCTCCAGCCTTCAACCTCGTTCCTCCAGCCGATGAAGATGACGGCGAGGTCGTCGACGACGTCCACCTGGAGGCGAGGCGCCTCCTCCGCAAGTttgcggccgccatggccgctcaCCGCGCAGGGCCGGCCGCCGGTGGCTGGAATGCAGCGGCCCTCgacctctcctcctccaatgAGGGGGGGTCCTCCTTCCCCTAG